CAAATCTGCAAACTTATCTGCGGATTATACCGGAGTCTACGTTGAGCTCCTGTCCCGTGATCTCCTTCGAGCCGTCGCTGCACAGCCACATTACCGCATTCGCCATGTCCTGCGGAGTCTGCGGACGCTTGAATACCGACTGGCTGGCAAGCTTCTTCATTATGGATTCGGGATCGTTTTCA
This Clostridia bacterium DNA region includes the following protein-coding sequences:
- a CDS encoding SDR family oxidoreductase codes for the protein ENDPESIMKKLASQSVFKRPQTPQDMANAVMWLCSDGSKEITGQELNVDSGIIRR